CAGAAGGCCTTGGACTACGGCAAGTCAGTAGCTGACTTCGCCGCCGCCGTCGGAGCTCCGACCATCATCGTCGGGCCGTCCCCGGTGGGCAAGACCGAAGCCCTGGCGAGCGATGAACAGGAATGGGAATGGGCTGTGGAGAACGTCCGCACACTTGGCGAATACGCGGCCAGCGTCGGCATCAACATCACTCTCGAACCGTGGAACCGCTACGAGACGCATTTCCTTAACCGGCTCGACCGCGCCGTTGAACTCCTGGACGCTACCGGTCTGAAGAACGCCGGCGTGCACGGCGACCTCTTCCACATGAACATCGAAGAAGACAGCATCCACGGAGCCTTCGCCCGCGCCGGCAGCAAGGTCAACCACGTCCACCTGGCCGACTCGAACCGGGCAGCCCCCGGTGTAGGACACATCGACTTCCGTCCGACACTGCAGACGCTGAAGGACATCAACTTCGACGGCTACCTGACCTTCGAACTTCTTCCCGCCGCGTCGAATCCCTTCGCCATGATGGCCCGTGGCGGCCACCTGGAGTTCCTGGACCCCTACACCGAAAAGGCCATCAACGAAATGAAGAAGCTGGAACAGGAGCTGTGGCCCAATGAGTAAATACCAATTCGGAGTCAGCACCTTCATCCTGGTCTCCCCGTTCACAGACCAGGACGTTGATCAGTTCGACGTCGCCAAGGAGATGGGCTACGACCTGATCGAGGTCTGCATTGAAGACCCGGCCGTAGTCAGTGCGGAAGCACTGAAGAAGGCCTCGGAACGGACCGGACTGCCCGTGTCCATCTGCGGTGCATTCGGACCCGATCGCGACGTCTCACACGAAGACCCGCAGAAGCGGCGGCAGGGCATTGACTACCTGAAACTCTGCGTTGACATCGCTCAAGCCGTCGGATCCCCCCACGTGGCCGGCCCGATGTACTCCGCCACCGGCAAAGCACGGCTCCTTCCCCCCGAGGAACGTCGGCAGCAGCGCCAGTGGGCAGCCGACAGTCTGCGGGAAGTGGCCGACTACGCCTCCGCACGAGGCGTTACCCTGGCCATAGAACCGCTCAATCGCTTCGAAACGGATCTGGTCAACACCGTCGAGCAGGGACTGGAACTCTGCGAATTGATCGGCCGGGACAACGTGGGCCTGATGCTGGACACGTTCCACATGAGCATCGAAGAGAAGAACATCGCTGCGGCCATCACCTCTGCCGGTGACAAGGTCTTCCATTTCCAAGTGTCAGAAAACGATCGCGGAACGCCCGGCAGCGGACACGTTCCTTGGTCCGAGACCTTTGACGCGTTGAAAACGATCGATTACCAAGGTTCCATTGTGGTCGAATCGTTCCTTCCCACGGTGGAGGAAATCGCCAAGGCTGTTTCGCTCTGGCGGCCGGTGGCACCGTCCATGGACGCGCTGGCCAGAGATGGACTCACCTTCCTGAGGAGAGAACTGCCGTGACTAAGACGCCCGGACGTGCTCCAGCAATCGTTGAAGCACGTAATCTCGTAAAACTGTTTCCGGGCGTCGTCGCCCTCTCCGGCATGAATTTCGAACTTCATGCCGGAGAGGTGCACTGCGTCTGTGGTGAGAACGGAGCCGGTAAATCGACGCTGATTAAGACGCTCAGCGGGTTTTACACTCCCGACGAAGGGGGCGTGTACGTGGACGGCGAACTCATGCCCTCCAGTACAGCGGCTTCCAAAGCCGCCGGGATTGCAACCATCTACCAGGAGCACAACCTGGTCCCGGACCTGTCCGTAGCCGAAAATGTACTGCTGGGAAACTGGGGTGGACGCAACGGCATCCTCTCTCGCCGCGAGATCCGCAAGCGGGCAAGGAAGGCACTCGACCAGGTTGCACCGCACCTCAACCTCGACACTCCTGCCATGGCGCTCTCAACGGTGGACGGCCAGATGGTGGAAATCGCGCGCGCCATAGCCCAGGACGCGAGAGTGATCATCATGGATGAGCCAACCACCGCCCTGACCGAGCAGGACGTTGAGAAGCTGTACAAGCTCGTCAACGAGCTTCGGGGCAAGGGCTTGGCGATCATGTACGTTTCGCACAAACTGGAGGAAGTCTTCACCCTGGCCGACCGGATAACCGTCATCCGCGAAGGCAAGACCGTGGCCTCATCCGTCCCCGCGGGTGAGCTAGATGCCCGATCCGTCGTGCAGTTGATGGTGGGCCGGGACGTGGACCTTTACGAGCATATTCCCCGCGAACGCGGTGAACTGGTTCTTGAGGCGCGGGGTCTAAGCCGTGCCGGAGCGTTTGAGGACGTGAATGTTCGACTGCACGCAGGGGAAATCGTTGGACTGGCAGGACTCGTCGGCGCAGGCCGGACAGAGGTCGCCCGGTGCATCTACGGGGCAGACAAACCAGACGCAGGAACCGTAGAGATCAACGGCCGGAAACTACGTCTCCATGGTGCGTCTGACGGCATCGCCGCCGGCATTGCCCTCGTCCCGGAGGAGCGAAAGCTGCAGGCCATCATCCCCATGCTGTCCATCCGCGAAAACACCACCCTGACTCTCCTGAAACAGATCAGCAAGTGGGGCGTGCTGAAGAGGGGCCACGAAAAGAAGATGGTTGGCGACTACATCAAAGAACTTGATGTCAGGACCCCCTCTGCGGAAACGCCGATACAGTCCCTGTCCGGCGGCAACCAGCAAAAGGTCATCATCGCACGCTGTCTGGCCAGCAATCCCAAGGTCCTCATCCTGGACGAGCCAACAAAGGGCATCGACATCGGCGCGAAGGCCGAGATCCACCGTCTGATCGAACAACTGGCTCGCAGAGGCGTAGCCGTACTCGTGATTTCCAGCGAACTCCCCGAGTTGCTCGAGCTCTCCGACAGAGTGATGGTTATGCGGTCCGGCCGAGTAGTGGCCGAACTGGACAAGGCACAAGCAACCAAAGAAAACGTCATCGCATATGCCGCGGCGTAAGCGATCCAACCAGAACGGATAGAATCATGCCCGATCAACAGACCCGGCCGTTCACCCTGTTCACCGGCCAGTGGGCCGACCTTCCCTTCGAGGAAGTCGCGCGTCTTGCCTCGGGCTGGGGCTACGACGGCCTGGAAATCGCCGTCTCCGGAGACCACCTGGACGCCTGGCGCTGGGACGAGCCCGGTTACGTCGAGTCCAAACTCGCAGTGTTGGAAAAGTACAACCTGAAGGTCTGGGCCATCTCCAACCACCTCAAGGGCCAGGCCGTCTGCGATGACCCCATCGACTTCCGCCACGAAGCGATCGTCGGCTCCCGCGTCTGGGGCGACGGCGAACCCGAAGGCGTCCGCCAACGCGCCGCCGAAGAAATGAAACACACCGCCCGCCTCGCCCGCGCCCTGGGCGTGGACACCGTGGTCGGGTTCACCGGCTCCTCCATCTGGCAATACGTCGCCATGTTCCCGCCCGTCCCCGAAAAAGTCATCGACGCCGGATACCAGGACTTCGCCGACCGGTGGAACCCCATCCTGGACGTCTTCGACGAACAAGGGGTCCGCTTCGCCCACGAAGTCCACCCCTCCGAAATCGCCTACGACTACTGGACCACCGTCCGGACCCTCGAAGCGATCGGACACCGGGAAGCGTTCGGCCTGAACTGGGACCCGTCCCACTTCATGTGGCAAGGCATCGACCCCGTGTCCTTCATCTGGGACTTCAAGGACCGGATTTACCACGTGGACTGCAAGGACACCAAGCTCCGCCCCACCGGCCGGAACACCGTAATGGGCTCGCACCTGCCCTGGGGCGACCCCCGCCGCGGCTGGGACTTTGTCTCCGCCGGACGCGGTGACGTGCCCTGGGAATCCTCCTTCCGGGCGCTCACCGCGATCGGCTACACCGGACCCATCAGCGTGGAATGGGAAGACGCAGGCATGGACCGCCTCCACGGCGCCCCCGAAGCCCTCGCGGCGCTGAAGAAGTTCGACTTCCCCGCCTCACAGACCTCCTTCGACGCCGCTTTCAGCAGCAAGGACTAAACCGAAGACCATGACGCCTAAGACTCCCGGAGGTCCGAGGTGTCTTACCTTCAGGCCAATTCGGTGATGCTCCTGGATTGGGCCTCCGCTCCTCGAAAGTTGTAGGGCGGAGGTCCAATCAGTTGACTACAGCGCCACGCTTTTGGGAGGCGGCGGGCTTGGAGGGAGTTGCTCGCCAACTCTCCGGATGATGGACACCATCGAATCATCTGTGCCGACTCCCTGCCTCTGAGCACGAGTTTCCTGAGTCACGTTCGATCCGCTGCCCACGAGCTTGATGACCTTTCGTTACTTCGTGGGTATGTTGCGCGAGTCACATCTATTTGCTTCCACTGAGCTGGTGCCTTGATCCTTGCATGACCTAGTTTTTTAGCGCTTGTCAGAGCGTGCCCAATGGAGGACACAATTTATGACTAACGTTCTTTGGTTTTCGGAGCTTGGCTTGTCCGACCTTGACCAGGTTGGCGGCAAAAATGCATCGCTTGGCGAAATGGTCCGGAATCTCGCCTCTGCCGGGGTGAAAGTTCCGGGCGGATTCGCGACGACGGCGGACGCTTACCGGCGTTTTCTGGCGGAGTCCGGGTTGGATGCCCGGATCGAAGGCATCCTGGAAGGCCTGGACAGCAGCGACGTCACTGCTTTGGCCAAAGTCGGCCAGGAAATTCGCACCTTGATTCGTGAAACACCGTTCCCGGCCGGATTCGAAGGAGACATCCGGACCGCTTATGAGCGCCTTACGCAGGAGCATGGTGGGGATGTGTCGTGGGCGGTGCGTTCCAGCGCCACGGCTGAGGACCTTCCGGATGCATCATTCGCCGGTCAGCAGGAGACGTTCCTGAACATCCGTGGCATAGACAACATTCTCCTGGCCATCAAGGATGTGTTCGCTTCCCTGTATAACGACCGGGCCATAGCCTACCGGGTGCATCACGGCTTCACGCATTCTGAAGTGGCGCTGTCGGCCGGTATTCAGCGGATGGTGCGTTCCGACGTCGGCGCCTCTGGCGTGATGTTCACCATGGACACCGAAACCGGCTTCACGGACGCTGTGTTCATTACGTCCTCGTATGGGCTGGGGGAGGCCGTGGTCCAGGGTGCTGTGAACCCGGACGAATTCTATGTTTACAAGCCGGCCCTGGCAGCCGGTCATCCGGCCGTGCTCAAGCGCGGACTGGGGGAGAAGGCCGTTCAGATGGTCTACACGGACTCGGAGGAAGTTGGCCGGACCGTTGACTTCGTTCCTGTGGCGCAGGATTTGCGGAGCCGTTTCAGCCTGACCGATGCCGAAGTCCAGGAGCTCGCCCGGCACGCTGTAGCCATCGAGGCACACTATGGCCGTCCGATGGATATTGAGTGGGGTAAGGACGGTGTGGATGGTGAGCTGTACATTCTTCAGGCTCGTCCGGAAACCGTCGAGTCCCGTAAGGCCGCCGGGACCACGTCCCGGTACACGCTCACGGAACGTTCCACGGTGTTGGTGGAAGGCCGGGCGATCGGTCAGCGGATCGGTGCCGGGCAGGTTCGGGTGCTGACCTCGATCGATCAGATGGCCTCCTTCCAAGAGGGTGATGTCCTGGTGGCGAACATGACGGATCCGGACTGGGAACCGATCATGAAGAAGGCCGCGGCTATTGTCACCGACCGTGGCGGACGGACCTGTCACGCAGCGATCATTGCCCGGGAGCTGGGTATCCCCGCCGTCGTCGGTACCGGGTATGCGTCCCAGATCCTCAAAGACGGGGCCCCGGTCACGGTGTCCTGCGCTGAGGGGGAGGCCGGTCTGGTCTATGAGGGTTTGCTCGAGTACTCCTTGCACGAGACCAGCGTGGAGACCATGCCGGAAGCTCCGGTGAAGATCATGATGAACGTGGGTACCCCGGAACAGGCGTTCAGTTTCTCCAGGCTCCCCAACCATGGCGTGGGCCTGGCCCGCCTGGAGTTCATCATCAATCGACAGATCGGCGTCCACCCCAACGCCTTGCTGGCGGTGGCAGGCGAAATTGAGCGCCCGGCTGCCTTGGATGACTACACCGTCCGGCAAATCCAGGAAAAGACCGCCGCTTACGATGGTCCCCGCGATTACTATGTCCGCCGCCTGGCCGAAGGCATCGCCACCATCGCGGCGGCGTTTGCGCCGGATCCGGTCATCATCCGGCTCTCGGACTTCAAGTCCAACGAGTACGCCAACCTCATCGGTGGTCCGGCTTTCGAGCCGGAGGAGGAGAACCCGATGATCGGGTACCGTGGCGCGTCCCGGTACCTGTCGGCGTCCTTCCGCCAAGCGTTCGAACTCGAGTGCGAAGCCTTGAAGTACGTCCGCAACGAGATGGGCCTGAGCAACATCAAGCTGATGGTCCCGTTCGTCCGGACCTTGGACGAGGCTCGCGGTGTGATTGAACTCCTCGCCGCCAATGGGCTCCGCCGGGGCGAGGATGGGCTGGAGATCGTGATGATGTGCGAACTGCCGGCCAACGCACTCCTGGCCGATGAGTTCCTGGAGTACTTCGATGGTTTCTCCATTGGCTCCAACGACCTCACCCAGCTCACTCTGGGACTGGATCGTGACTCCGCCCTGGTTGCTGAGGGCTTCGATGAGCGGAATCCGGCAGTGACCAAATTGCTGGAATTGGCGATCACCGCATGTCGCGCCAAGGGCCGCTATGTGGGAATCTGCGGCCAAGGCCCCAGCGACCACCCGGACTTTGCCGAGTGGCTGCTCGGACAGGGCATCAGTTCGATTTCGCTGAACCCCGATGCCGTAACCGAGACCTGGCTGCGCCTGGCCCGCACCACACGTACCACCAGCACCACCGCCTAAATGGCAGACCACACCACCGCGGGGGCGGGCTCCGTGCCCGCCCCCACGGTGTTCTTCCTTTCCGACAGCACCGGAATCACGGCTGAAACACTCGGCAACACGCTGCTGACCCAGTTTCCCGGCCAGCGGCTGGAACGGCGCACCATCCCGTTCATCACCACCAGCGAGCAAGCGCGTGAGGTGGTGGCACTGATCGACCGGGTCGCGGACAGCGGTTCCCTGCCGATCATCTTTTCCACGGCTGTGGGGCAGGACATCCGTGCCATCCTTTCCCGGAGCCGCGGGCAGTTCTTCGACTTGTTCGGCACGCACATCGGACAACTCGAACAGACCCTTGGCGCGCAGGCCAACGGCAAGCCCGGCCAGGCCCACGGCGTGGGTGACGCCGTCCGCTACCAATCCCCGCATGGCCGCCGTCGAATACGCGATAGAGCACGACGACGGTCAGTCGCTTCGGGCGCTCGAACGCGCCGAGCTGATACTCATCGCGCCGTCGCGGTGCGGGAAAACTCCCACCACCATGTACCTGGCCCTGCAACACGGCATCCTCGCCGCGAACTTCCCCCTGGTGGAGGAAGACTTCGACACCATGACTCTCCCGAAACCCTTGCTGCCCTTCGCGAGCAAATGTTTCGGGCTGACCTCCCAGCCCGTTCGCCTCAGCCAGATCCGGCAGGAACGCCGCCCGGGCAGCAACTACGCCTCACTGAATCAGTGCGCCTTCGAGCTGCGCAATGCCGAGGACATGTACCGGGCCAACAACATCCCTTACGTCAACTCCGCGTCCATGTCCGTGGAAGAAATATCCGCCACCGTCCTCCAACGCATGCAGCTGCACCACTGATGACGCTTGGTGGCCAACGTTCGTCCCCTACCATGTAACCGGGCAGGCATGACCCACATGCGATTGCAGACTCGATGTTTTCATGCTCGACATGTGCGCCGTTATCGGCGTTACTTGCGTTTATCTTTTGTGACTATCGAATGGAACTCTGAATCTGGGCAGGTCAAGGTCGAAAGCAATGATGAATGGTTTGCCGTCGGCTTTGCCTGCCTCCATGAGGACGTTCATGCGAAGCGCCTGTTCCTGCGAAGTGGCTTGGTCGAGTGGAGGGATTCCGGGCAGCAGGGTCCGTACTTCGCGAAAGGGGACCCTTAGCATGTAGTTCACATGGTGAAGTCGATTGCAGCGCTCGAAGACGCCGCGATCGAATCGTGCTAGATGGGTGTTCGGGTTGGTCGAAAGCGCTACTTTTCTCGCATCACGGGCGGGAAGTGTAGATGAGGCGTCTCCGCTGATAGTTTTTACCGTTTTGGTACCAAAATGGCATGGCAATGAATCTCCGTGTCCCGGAAGACCTCGATCGTCGGCTGGAGAAGCTCGCGGCCGAGGAACATACCTCCAAGTCGGCGTTGCTCTTGCAGGGTGCCGAGCTTGTCTTGCAGCGCCACGCGCGCCGGCGTGAGATCAGTGCGGGCCTTGATTTCGTTATGGGCCATGACGCCGAGCTGCTGACCCGCCTTGAGGACGCGTGACCGCGTACCTCGACATTGAGGACGCACTGCAGGTAATCGACCGGTACGGGTTCCACATCCGCGACGTCGGCCTGCTCGCCTCGGCACTGGCCAGGCCAGCGACGACAGTCATGGGCGCTGAGGCCTATCCGGAATTGGCGATGAAGGCGGCCGCGTTGCTGGAGTCGGTGGCCCGCTTCCATCCGGTCATTGACGGTAACAAGCGTATCGCCTGGACGCTCATGGTTCTGTTGTTGTGGATCAACGGCTACCGTCATGACTTCACGACTGACGAGGGCTTCGGCCTCGTGGTCGGAGTCGCCGAAGGAATTGTTGAACTGCGGGACTCCGCCGCGCTGCTTTCCCAGCATCTGGTTTCGCGCTAGCCCAGGCTGCAGTCCGGTCAGGGCCATTGATCGGGGTCCCGCCGCCGGTCTGCCCAGGCGTCGTCGGCTAGCGGCCGCAGCAATTGCGAGGGCGCGTGTCCGTACCGCTGGCGGAAGGCCCGGCTGAAGTGCGAGGGGTCCGAGAATCCCCACGTAAGGAACAAGTCCGTCAGTGTGCCCTCATATCTTCCGGTCAATAAGGTCTCCCGGATACTCTTTAGACGTTGCTGCCAGACCCAGCCCATCACTGTCTCACCGTCCGCTGCGAAGGCGCGGTGGATGCTGCTCGGAGATAGGTGAAGGTCGCTTGCGATGGATTTGATACTGAGGGACTCGTCGCCCAGGTTTTCGAGGATATGGGTTTGCACGAGCTTGCGCCGGGAGATTCGGTGCGCGTCCGGGACGCCCCGGGTGAGGCCGCCCAAGCCAGCAACAATCAGATGCTCAACGCCCTGGGAGACCGATAAGGCAACATCGGGAGACAGAACGTCAATATCGTTCGCTAGGAACTGCACTGTATTTACCAGAAGACGTCCAGCCCCCGGATCCGCGTTTACTGCCAGCGCGGTGAGTCTGGCAGCTTCGGGCAAGTATCGCTCCAAAGCGGTTCTTGGAAGGCGGATCACGAGTTGCTCAAAGTGGTCGGTCAGCAGCAGTGAATACGGTCGGGTGGTGTCATAGAGCGCGAATCCGCCGTCGTGGAGGGCTGCCGAGCGGCCATCCTGGGTTACCAAGCATGAGCCTTCGGTTTGCATGCCCACGAGATAGTAGTCGTCGGAGGAAGCGTCGATGGCGGCTGGTGTGCGGTGGACGGATTGCGCGGAGGCACGAACGCGGGCCAGATCAATCGACGCCAGCGTCTGGACAGCTATTTCACCGTCTATGGACTCGCGGCCGTCACCCGCCTTGCAGTCGAGGACAACAAAAGTATCAGAGACGGCCTCCGTCCAGAACGAAACACTGTTCCGGGGAGACACCGCCGCTGTGCTCACAACCTTGGCCATGCCCCATCTTACCGTCGCCCTGCGCCCACTCTGCGGTCAATTTCAGAAGGGAAGCGGGGGTGCATTCAACGTGACACTCGCAGTCAACGTTCCTGCGATTCTCGATCAAGAATCCCTCGGAATTGAGACTTACCGTTGAAATGCATTCAGTTTATGACTCGCATCACATGCTTTAGGAGATCCCAATGACCCACCCCCAGTTCAAGGCAGCCGTAGTTCAGGCAGCACCGGTATTCCTCAATTTGGACAAGACCATCGATAAAACGATCGCCTTGATCGAGGACGCGGCCCGTAACGGCGCGGAGATCATTGCGTTCCCCGAGACCTGGCTCCCGGGTTACCCATGGTACGCCTGGCTCGACGCCCCTGCCCTGTGGCTACCGCAATACACCCAACGCTACTTCGATAATTCCCTCGAGTACGGCACTCCCCAGGCTGAGCGGATCTCAAAGGCAGCCAAGGAAAACAACATCATGGTCAGCATGGGCCTGAGCGAACGCCACGGCGGCAGCCTCTACATCGCTCAATGGTTCATCGACAGTGAAGGGCAGACCATCTCCCAGCGCCGCAAGCTCAAGCCCACCTTTGTGGAGCGCACCATCTTCGGCGAAGGCGACGGAAGCGACCTTGCCGTCTGGGACACCAAGCTGGGCCGCGTCGGGGGGCTCTGCTGCTGGGAGCACCTGCAGCCACTGTCCAAGTACGCCATGTACGCCCAAAACGAGCAGGTCCACGTCGCCGCATGGCCAAGCTTTTCCCTTTATGAAGGTGGCGCTTACGCCCTCGGCCCTGAGGTCAACAGTTCCGCCTCGCGGATCTATGCCGTGGAAGGCCAATGCTTCGTCCTGGCTCCTTGCGCCACCGTATCCCAGGAGATGGTCGACGAAATGTGCACCACCGACATGCAGAAGGCACTCCTGAAAACCGGCGGCGGACATGCCCGCATCTTCGGACCCGACGGCCAGCAACTCCACGAATCCCTCCCGGAAAACCAGGAAGGCCTCATCTACGCTGAGATAGATCTGGGTCTCATCTCAGCGTCGAAGACTATTTCCGACCCCGCAGGCCACTACGCCCGCCCCGATGTCACCCAGCTGGTCCTCAACAAGGTTCCTCGGCGGGCCGTCATCGACGCCGCCCCGCCAGCGGATTCCGCCCCCGGTCCTGAACAGTTCCGCCACGTAGAGGAGCCAGCCCTTCCAGACATGGCGGAACTCTAGATGGCTCCTGACCCAAGCCGGCAAGACCCGGCTATTGAGTCTTCGATCCCGAGACACTTCACTGTCAAACGGACGCGCCCGAAGCGGGCAGGTGCTGGCTATGCGCCGCCCTATCCGTCCTACTCCGTGCGATTCGCGGAAGGCGTCAGCAATCTTGTTTGCGCCTTCCTCGGCGTCCAAAGCAGGGCGCCGCTCTCTCACGAGGCGAAAGTAGCTTCCGCTGGAATGTGGGAGCTGTGTGCCAACGAAGACGGACCGATGTCCCGCGAGCATGCAGTCCACACGGACGAACAAGGCTTCGATAACCAGGTCATCATTGCCTATTGGGACGATGTCGACGCCTATGGTCGCTGGTTCAAGAAGCACCGTGACGCACTGATCGGTGCTGGCCTGGAGCCCTCCGACTACGGCCGCTGGATCGAAGCAGTCACGCCGGAAGCACGCGGGTTTGAGACCCTGTATTCTTCCAATACCTTCCCGGAGGGCGCCGCGCGAATGGCCACAGGAGGATTCACTGGGGAAATCCAGGAGCACGGGTACTGGGGCAGCATGCGCGACCGGCTGCCGATTGCGCAAACCGACGCCCTCGAGCCTGTGGGCGATCCAGTCGTCCCCCGGAACCCGGGGATCGTCCGGGTTGAA
This genomic interval from Paenarthrobacter aurescens TC1 contains the following:
- the oxdA gene encoding aldoxime dehydratase, which translates into the protein MAPDPSRQDPAIESSIPRHFTVKRTRPKRAGAGYAPPYPSYSVRFAEGVSNLVCAFLGVQSRAPLSHEAKVASAGMWELCANEDGPMSREHAVHTDEQGFDNQVIIAYWDDVDAYGRWFKKHRDALIGAGLEPSDYGRWIEAVTPEARGFETLYSSNTFPEGAARMATGGFTGEIQEHGYWGSMRDRLPIAQTDALEPVGDPVVPRNPGIVRVEPHDNLAVIRSGQDWSLCDDAERASYFSHVEPQLKAGMDFLTTEGASIGCYANRYMTSSDGNGNVLEQSFGLSFWHSLEDMERWAESHPTHVAIFRSAMTFLQANAGARLRLSHEVAVVSRDQQYYEYNNCHAGTGMLGARRPLGTATPGTRI